One part of the Eubalaena glacialis isolate mEubGla1 chromosome 19, mEubGla1.1.hap2.+ XY, whole genome shotgun sequence genome encodes these proteins:
- the LOC133080868 gene encoding skin secretory protein xP2-like — MGAAPAPAPAPAPAPGGVGRRREVVGRGPASPLARPRAESRRPAAARGITPLAAARLVPGRSPDAHWPGRRSQAVSPCGVSARGRQRLNSAGADLEGARETEAARPPLRRALHPRSPSAAHATARAQTRYERPGRAEVGSWLPGTGVLGPGRGRGGGGAVRLEGAPPALIFRPWARVVRRASGEGSSRTACPGLGVRAPGLDIRAPRGARGRAAKGPRGMPQARRGRWADGEGRTPKRAANSHFGLGLGRAVADPRGPVGAPSRPVCAQLPPPRRASFRAGPPSPSIRGVPPPPVAG; from the exons ATGGgggcggccccggccccggccccggccccggccccggccccgggagGCGTGGGGCGCCGAAGGGAAGTCGTGGGGCGGGG CCCGGCGTCCCCCCTGGCGCGCCCCCGCGCAGAGTCCCGGCGTCCGGCGGCGGCGCGCGGCATCACCCCACTGGCGGCGGCGCGCCTGGTCCCGGGGCGCAGCCCTGACGCTCATTGGCCTGGGCGGCGCAGCCAAGCTGTCAGCCCATGTGGCGTGTCCGCGCGGGGACGGCAGCGGTTAAATAGCGCCGGCGCGGACCTAGAGGGAGCCAGAGAGACGGAAGCGGCCCGGCCTCCCCTCCGCCGCGCGCTCCATCCTCGCTCTCCCTCCGCCGCCCACGCCACCGCCCGCGCCCAGACCAGGTACGAGCGGCCAGGCCGGGCCGAGGTCGGGAGTTGGTTGCCGGGGACCGGAGTCCTGGGGCCGGgcaggggccggggcgggggtggtgCGGTCAGGCTCGAGGGGGCGCCGCCGGCCCTCATCTTCCGGCCTTGGGCGCGCGTCGTCCGGCGCGCCAGTGGTGAGGGGTCGTCCCGCACAGCCTGCCCTGGTCTCGGGGTCCGAGCCCCCGGTCTGGATATTCGAGCCCCACGGGGCGCCCGAGGCCGGGCGGCGAAAGGCCCTCGCGGCATGCCCCAGGCCCGGCGGGGCAGGTGGGCGGATGGCGAGGGGCGGACGCCCAAGAGAGCCGCGAACAGCCATTTTGGTCTTGGGCTGGGCCGGGCGGTTGCGGACCCTCGGGGGCCTGTAGGAGCCCCCAGCCGCCCGGTGTGCGCCCAGCTCCCGCCGCCCAGAAGGGCCTCGTTTCGGGCCGGGCCGCCGAGCCCCTCCATCCGCGGCGTCCCCCCACCTCCGGTTGCGGGATAG
- the FASN gene encoding fatty acid synthase: MEEVVIAGMSGKLPESENLEEFWANLIGGVDMVTDDDRRWKAGLYGLPRRLGKLKDLSRFDASFFGVHPKQANTMDPQLRLLLEVTYEAIVDGGINPASLRGTNTGVWVGVSSSEASEALSRDPETLMGYSMVGCQRAMMANRLSFFFDFKGPSVALDTACSSSLLALQSAYQAIRSGECPAAVVGGINILLKPNTSVQFMKLGMLSPEGSCKSFDAAGDGYCRAEAVVAVLLTKKSLARRVYATILNAGTNTDGFKEQGVTFPSGEVQEQLIRSLYESAGLTPESLEYIEAHGTGTKVGDPQELNSITRALCATRQDPLLIGSTKSNMGHAEPASGLAALVKVLLSLEHGVWAPNLHFHSPNPQIPALQDGQLQVVDRPLPVLGGNVGINSFGFGGSNVHVILRPNSQLPPPPAPHSALPRLLRASGRTLEAVQGLLEQGLQHSQDLAFVSMLNDIAATPMATMPFRGYAVLGGQGGDQEVHQVPAGKRPLWFICSGMGAQWRGMGLSLMRLGSFRDSILRSDEAVKPLGLQVSDLLLSTDEATFDDTVQSFVSLTAIQIALIDLLTSMGLRPDGIIGHSLGEVACGYADGCLSQEEAVLAAYWRAQCIKEANIPPGAMAAVGLSWEECKRRCPPGIVPACHNSEDSVTISGPQATMSEFVQQLKQEGVFAKEVRTGGIAFHSYFMDSIAPALLQALKKVIREPRPRSACWLSTSIPEGQWQGRLARTFSAEYNVNNLVSPVLFQEALRHVPEHAVVLEIAPHALLQAILKRGLKSSCTVIPLMKKDHRDNLEFFLGNVGRLHLMGIDINPNGLFPPVEFPAPRGTPLISPHIKWDHSQTWDVPAVEDFPSGSSGSSVTIYKIDASSETPDHYLLDHCIDGRVIFPATGYLFLVWKTLARVLDQNVEQVPVVFEDVTLHQATILPKTGTVALEVRLLEASCTFEVSESGNLIVSGQIHQWKDPDPRLFDNQYGTDPTPVDPTAAFHLSQSDVYKELRLRGYNYGPHFQGILEANLEGNTGRLLWKDNWVTFLDTMLQMSLLVPGHRNLRLPTRITAIHIDPTTHRQKLYAFQGETQVADVVVNRCLNSLVAGSVHISRLHASVAPRRQQEQLAPILEKFCFTPHVESGCLAGSLALQEELQLCRGLAQALQTKVAQQGMKMVVPGLDSAQAPREAPQQGLPRLLAAACQLQLNGNLQQELGQVLAQERLLLCDDPLLSGLLDSPALKACVDTALENTASLRMKVVEVLAGDGRLYSRIPALLNTQPLMQLDYVATDRHPQALEAAQAKLQQLDLTQGQWDPVDPAPSSLGRADLLVCNCALATLGDPATAVGNMAATLKEGGFLLLHTLLGGYSLGETVAFLTCSEPHQGGQHLLSQDEWESLFTGASLHLVALKRSFYGSVLFLCRRPAPQDSPVFLSVEDASFRWVDSLKNILADSSSRPVWLMAVGCTTSGVVGMVNCLRKEPGGHQIRCVLVSNLSSTSPIPEMDANSLELQKVLQGDLVMNVYRDGAWGAFRHFPLEKDRPEEQTEHAFVNILTRGDLSSIRWVCSPLRHAQPAGPGVQLCAIYYASLNFRDIMLATGKLSPDAIPGKWVARDCMLGMEFSGRDARGKRVMGLVPAEGLATSILVSQDFLWDVPSNWTLEEAASVPVVYTTAYYALVVRGRMQPGETVLIHSGSGGVGQAAIAIALSLGCRVFTTVGSAEKRAYLQARFPQLNEASFANSRDTSFEQHVLWHTAGKGVDLVLNSLAEEKLQASVRCLAQHGRFLEIGKFDLSNNHPLGMAIFLKNVTFHGILLDAIFDEDSATWREVSALLQAGIRDGVVQPLKRTVFPKTQVEDAFRYMAQGKHIGKVVLQVREEEQEAVLQGTKPTLTAALSKTYCPAHKTYIITGGLGGFGLELSQWLMLRGAQKLVLTSRSGIRTGYQARQVREWRRQGVQVLVSTSNANSLDGARSLITEATQLGPVGGVFNLAMVLRDAMLENQTPEFFQDVNKPKYSGTLNLDRVTRETCPELDYFVVFSSVSCGRGNASQTNYGFANSAMERICEKRRHDGLPGLAVQWGAIGDVGVVLETMGTNDTVIGGTLPQRIISCMEVLDLFLNQPHPVLSSFVLAEKKAAAHGDGGSQQDLVKAVAHILGIRDLATVNLDSSLADLGLDSLMGVEVRQMLEREHDRVLSMREIQQLTLRKLQELSSQAGAADELVAPTPKEDSPARQQAQLNLSTLLVNPEGPTLTPLNSVQSSERPLFLVHPIEGSITVFHSLAAKLSIPTYGLQCTGAAPLDSIQSLAAYYIECIRQVQPEGPYRIAGYSYGACVAFEMCSQLQAQQSAGPTNNSLFLFDGSHTYVLAYTQSYRAKMTPGCEAEAEAEAMCFFVQQFTDAEHSRVLEALLPLEGLEERVAAAVELIAQSHAGLDRHAVRFAARSFYQKLRAAEKYTPQATYHGNVTLLRAKTGGTYGEDLGADYNLSQVCDGKVSVHVIEGDHRTLLEGSGLESILSIIHSSLAEPRVSVREG, encoded by the exons ATGGAGGAGGTGGTGATCGCTGGCATGTCCGGGAAGCTGCCTGAGTCGGAGAACTTGGAGGAGTTCTGGGCCAATCTCATCGGCGGTGTGGACATGGTGACGGATGATGACAGGCGGTGGAAGGCAG GACTGTATGGCCTGCCCCGGCGGTTAGGCAAGCTGAAGGACCTGTCCCGGTTTGACGCCTCTTTCTTCGGGGTCCACCCCAAGCAGGCGAACACAATGGATCCCCAGCTGCGCTTGCTTCTGGAGGTCACCTATGAGGCCATTGTGGACGGAG GCATCAACCCAGCTTCCCTTCGTGGGACGAACACCGGTGTCTGGGTGGGTGTGAGCAGCTCTGAGGCCTCAGAGGCTCTGAGTCGAGACCCTGAGACCCTCATGGGCTACAGTATGGTGGGCTGCCAGCGCGCCATGATGGCCAACCGCCTGTCCTTTTTCTTCGACTTCAAAG GGCCCAGCGTTGCCCTGGACACAGCCTGctcctccagcctgctggccctgCAGAGCGCCTACCAGGCCATCCGCAGTGGGGAGTGCCCCGCGGCCGTTGTGGGGGGCATCAACATCCTGCTGAAGCCCAACACGTCGGTGCAGTTCATGAAGTTGGGCATGCTCAGCCCTGAGGGCTCCTGCAAGTCCTTCGATGCAGCAG GGGACGGCTACTGCCGTGCAGAGGCTGTGGTGGCCGTCTTGCTGACCAAGAAGTCCCTGGCCCGACGGGTGTATGCCACCATCCTCAATGCCGGCACCAACACTGACGGCTTCAAAGAGCAAG GCGTCACCTTCCCCTCCGGAGAGGTGCAGGAGCAGCTCATCCGCTCCCTGTACGAGTCGGCCGGGCTGACTCCTGAGTCCCTGGAGTATATCGAGGCGCATGGCACTGGCACCAAG GTGGGCGACCCCCAGGAGCTGAACAGCATCACGCGGGCCCTGTGTGCCACCCGCCAGGACCCCCTGCTGATCGGGTCCACCAAGTCAAACATGGGGCACGCGGAGCCCGCCTCGGGGCTCGCAGCACTGGTCAAG GTGCTGCTGTCCCTGGAGCACGGGGTCTGGGCCCCCAACCTACACTTCCACAGCCCGAACCCCCAGATCCCAGCACTGCAAGACGGGCAGCTGCAGGTAGTGGACCGGCCTTTGCCCGTTCTCGGGGGCAATGTGGGCATCAACTCCTTCGGCTTCGGCGGCTCCAACGTGCATGTCATCCTCCGGCCCAACTCCCAGCTGCCCCCACCGCCTGCCCCGCACTCTGCCCTGCCCCGTCTGCTGCGGGCCAGCGGGCGCACCCTTGAGGCTGTGCAGGGCCTGCTGGAGCAGGGCCTCCAGCACAGCCAGGACCTGGCCTTCGTGAGCATGCTCAACGACATCGCGGCCACCCCCATGGCCACCATGCCCTTTCGTGGCTACGCTGTGCTGGGTGGCCAGGGCGGCGACCAGGAGGTGCACCAGGTGCCGGCTGGCAAGCGCCCGCTCTGGTTCATTTGCTCCG GGATGGGCGCACAGTGGCGCGGGATGGGGCTGAGCCTCATGCGCCTGGGCAGCTTCCGCGACTCCATCCTGCGCTCAGACGAGGCCGTGAAGCCTTTGGGACTGCAGGTGTCGGACCTGTTGCTGAGCACAGATGAGGCCACCTTTGATGACACCGTCCAGTCCTTCGTGAGCCTCACTGCCATCCAG ATTGCCCTCATAGACCTGCTGACCTCCATGGGCCTGCGGCCTGACGGCATCATCGGGCACTCCCTGGGCGAGGTGGCCTGCGGCTACGCCGACGGCTGCCTCTCTCAGGAGGAGGCTGTCCTCGCTGCCTACTGGAGGGCCCAGTGCATCAAGGAGGCCAACATCCCACCCGGGGCCATGGCAGCTGTGG GCTTGTCCTGGGAAGAGTGTAAGCGGCGCTGCCCCCCTGGTATCgtgcctgcctgccacaactctGAGGACTCTGTGACCATCTCCGGACCTCAG gccacaATGTCCGAGTTCGTGCAGCAGCTGAAGCAGGAGGGTGTGTTTGCCAAGGAGGTGCGGACAGGTGGCATAGCGTTCCACTCCTACTTCATGGACTCCATCGCCCCTGCGCTGCTGCAGGCCCTCAAGAAG GTGATCCGGGAGCCACGGCCCCGCTCCGCGTGCTGGCTCAGTACCTCCATCCCCGAGGGCCAGTGGCAGGGCCGCCTGGCCCGCACGTTCTCAGCTGAGTACAACGTTAACAACTTGGTGAGCCCCGTGCTATTCCAAGAGGCACTGAGGCACGTGCCTGAGCACGCCGTGGTGCTGGAGATCGCCCCCCATGCCCTGCTGCAG GCCATCCTGAAGAGAGGCCTCAAGTCCAGCTGCACCGTCATCCCGCTGATGAAGAAGGACCACAGGGACAACCTGGAGTTCTTCCTCGGCAACGTGGGCAGGCTCCACCTGATGGG CATTGACATCAACCCCAATGGCCTGTTCCCACCCGTGGAGTTCCCGGCTCCGCGGGGGACCCCCCTCATCTCCCCCCACATCAAGTGGGACCACAGCCAGACTTGGGATGTGCCCGCCGTGGAGGACTTCCCCAGCGGCTCCAGCGGCTCCTCTGTCACCATCTATAAGATCG ATGCCAGCTCTGAGACCCCTGACCACTACCTGTTGGATCACTGCATCGACGGCCGTGTAATCTTCCCCGCCACTGGCTACCTATTCCTGGTCTGGAAGACGCTGGCACGAGTCCTGGACCAAAACGTGGAGCAGGTGCCTGTGGTGTTCGAGGACGTGACGCTACACCAGGCCACCATCCTGCCCAAGACAG ggacCGTGGCCCTGGAAGTGCGGCTTCTGGAGGCTTCGTGCACCTTCGAGGTGTCTGAGAGCGGCAACCTGATCGTGAGCG GGCAGATACACCAGTGGAAGGACCCCGATCCCAGGCTCTTTGACAACCAGTACGGCACGGACCCCACACCTGTAGACCCCACTGCTGCGTTCCACCTGAGCCAGAGCGACGTGTACAAGGAGCTGCGGCTGCGGGGCTACAACTATGGCCCCCACTTCCAGGGCATCCTCGAGGCCAACCTAGAAG GTAACACAGGCCGGCTGCTGTGGAAGGACAACTGGGTGACCTTCCTGGACACCATGCTGCAAATGTCCCTCCTGGTCCCGGGCCATCGCAACCTGCGCCTGCCCACGCGCATCACCGCCATCCACATCGACCCCACCACCCACCGGCAGAAGCTGTACGCGTTTCAAGGCGAGACACAAG TGGCCGACGTGGTAGTGAACAGGTGTCTGAACAGCTTAGTGGCCGGCAGCGTCCACATCTCGAGGCTCCATGCCTCGGTGGCCCCTCGGCGACAGCAGGAGCAGCTGGCACCCATCCTGGAAAAGTTCTGCTTCACACCGCACGTGGAGAGCGGGTGCCTGGCTGGGAGCCTGGCCCTGCAGGAGGAGCTGCAGCTGTGCAGGG ggcTGGCACAGGCACTGCAGACGAAGGTGGCCCAGCAGGGGATGAAGATGGTGGTGCCTGGGCTGGACAGTGCCCAGGCTCCCAGGGAGGCCCCGCAGCAGGGCCTGCCTCGGCTGCTGGCCGCCGCCTGCCAACTGCAACTCAATGGGAACCTACAGCAGGAACTGGGCCAGGTCCTGGCCCAGGAGAGGCTCCTGCTGTGTGACGACCCCCTGCTCAGCGGCCTCCTCGACTCCCCAGCACTCAAGGCGTGCGTGGACACTGCTCTGGAGAACACGGCCAGCCTCAGAATGAAGGTGGTGGAG GTGCTGGCTGGTGACGGCCGACTGTATTCCCGCATCCCGGCGCTGCTTAACACCCAGCCCCTGATGCAGCTGGACTACGTAGCCACTGACCGCCACCCCCAGGCCCTGGAGGCTGCCCAAGCCAAGCTGCAGCAGCTCGACCTGACCCAGGGCCAGTGGGACCCTGTGGACCCGGCCCCCAGCAGCCTGGGCAGGGCTGACCTCCTGGTGTGCAACTGTGCCCTGGCCACCCTTGGTGACCCGGCCACGGCCGTCGGCAACATGGCGGCTACCCTGAAGGAGGGAGGCTTCCTGCTGCTGCACACGCTGCTCGGAGGTTACTCCCTGGGGGAGACTGTCGCCTTTCTCACCTGCTCTGAGCCGCATCAAGGGGGGCAGCACCTCCTGAGCCAG GACGAGTGGGAGAGCCTATTTACCGGGGCATCCCTGCACCTGGTGGCCCTGAAGAGGTCCTTCTACGGCTCTGTGCTCTTCCTGTGCCGCCGGCCGGCCCCGCAGGACAGCCCAGTCTTCCTGTCCGTGGAGGACGCCAGCTTCAGATGGGTCGACTCACTGAAG AACATCCTGGCTGACTCCTCCTCCCGGCCCGTGTGGCTCATGGCCGTTGGCTGCACCACCTCAGGTGTCGTGGGCATGGTGAATTGTCTCCGAAAAGAGCCTGGCGGGCACCAGATTCG GTGCGTCCTGGTGTCCAACCTCAGTAGCACGTCCCCCATCCCTGAGATGGATGCAAACTCCTTGGAGCTGCAGAAGGTGCTGCAGGGGGACCTGGTGATGAACGTCTACCGAGATGGGGCCTGGGGGGCGTTCCGCCACTTCCCACTGGAAAAGG ACCGGCCAGAGGAGCAGACGGAGCACGCCTTCGTGAACATCCTCACGCGAGGGGACCTCTCCTCCATCCGCTGGGTCTGCTCTCCTCTGCGCCACGCCCAGCCTGCTGGCCCTGGAGTCCAGCTCTGTGCCATCTATTATGCCTCCCTCAACTTCCGAGACATCATGCTGGCCACGGGCAAGCTGTCCCCCGACGCCATCCCAG GAAAATGGGTCGCTCGAGACTGCATGCTGGGCATGGAGTTCTCCGGCCGAGATGCCAGAGGCAAGCGTGTGATGGGGCTGGTGCCcgccgaaggcctggccacctccATTCTGGTGTCTCAGGACTTCCTGTGGGACGTGCCTTCCAACTG GACCCTGGAGGAGGCAGCTTCAGTGCCCGTCGTCTATACCACAGCCTATTACGCATTGGTAGTACGCGGACGCATGCAGCCTGGGGAGACAGTGCTCATCCACTCGGGCTCGGGCGGTGTGGGTCAGGCCGCCATTGCCATCGCTCTCAGCCTGGGCTGCCGCGTCTTCACCACTGTGG GGTCAGCTGAAAAGCGGGCATACCTCCAGGCCAGGTTCCCACAGCTCAACGAAGCCAGCTTTGCCAACTCCCGGGACACGTCCTTCGAGCAGCACGTGCTTTGGCACACGGCCGGGAAGG gtgTTGACCTCGTCCTGAATTCCCTGGCGGAAGAGAAGCTGCAGGCCAGCGTGCGGTGCCTGGCCCAGCATGGTCGATTCCTGGAAATTGGCAAATTTGATCTTTCCAACAACCACCCCCTGG GCATGGCCATCTTCCTGAAGAACGTGACTTTCCACGGGATCCTGCTGGACGCAATCTTTGATGAAGACAGCGCTACCTGGCGGGAGGTGTCGGCGCTGCTGCAGGCGGGCATCCGGGACGGCGTGGTGCAGCCCCTCAAGCGCACCGTGTTCCCCAAGACCCAGGTGGAGGACGCCTTCCGCTACATGGCCCAGGGCAAACACATCGGCAAAGTGGTCCTCCAG GTGCgcgaggaggagcaggaggcggTGCTGCAAGGGACCAAGCCCACCCTGACGGCGGCCTTGTCCAAGACCTACTGCCCAGCCCACAAGACCTACATCATCACAGGGGGCCTGGGTGGCTTTGGCCTAGAGCTGTCCCAGTGGCTCATGCTGCGAGGGGCCCAGAAGCTGGTGCTGACCTCCCGCTCCGGGATCCGCACAG GCTACCAGGCCAGGCAGGTCCGTGAGTGGAGACGCCAGGGTGTGCAGGTCCTGGTGTCCACCAGCAACGCCAACTCGCTGGATGGTGCCCGGAGCCTTATCACTGAGGCCACCCAGCTTGGGCCTGTAGGAGGCGTCTTCAACCTGGCCATG GTCCTGAGAGACGCCATGCTGGAGAACCAGACCCCTGAGTTCTTCCAGGACGTCAACAAACCCAAGTACAGTGGCACCCTGAACTTGGACAG GGTGACCCGCGAGACATGCCCCGAGCTGGACTACTTCGTGGTCTTCTCCTCGGTGAGCTGCGGGCGTGGCAACGCCAGCCAGACCAACTACGGGTTCGCCAACTCCGCCATGGAGCGCATATGTGAGAAGCGCCGGCATGACGGCCTCCCAG GCCTCGCTGTGCAGTGGGGCGCCATTGGCGATGTGGGCGTCGTGCTGGAGACCATGGGTACCAACGACACAGTCATTGGCGGGACGCTGCCGCAACGCATCATCTCTTGCATGGAGGTGCTGGACCTCTTCCTGAACCAGCCCCACCCCGTCCTGAGCAGCTTTGTGCTGGCGGAGAAGAAGGCTGCAGCCCATGGTGACGGCGGCAGCCAGCAGGACCTGGTGAAGGCTGTGGCTCACATCCTGG GCATCCGTGACTTGGCCACTGTCAACTTGGACAGCTCACTGGCAGACCTGGGCCTAGACTCACTCATGGGCGTGGAGGTGCGCCAGATGCTGGAGCGAGAGCATGACCGGGTGCTGTCCATGCGGGAAATCCAGCAGCTCACACTCCGGAAGCTGCAGGAACTTTCCTCGCAGGCTGGCGCAGCTGATG AGCTGGTGGCCCCCACACCCAAGGAGGACAGCCCGGCCCGGCAGCAGGCCCAGCTGAACCTGAGCACCCTGCTGGTGAACCCTGAGGGCCCGACCTTGACTCCGCTCAACTCTGTGCAGAGCTCCGAGCGGCCCCTATTCCTGGTGCACCCCATCGAGGGCTCCATCACGGTGTTCCACAGCCTGGCTGCCAAGCTCAGCATTCCCACCTACGGCCTGCAGTGCACGGGAG CTGCACCCCTGGACAGCATCCAGAGCCTGGCCGCCTACTACATCGAGTGCATCAGGCAGGTGCAGCCAGAGGGGCCCTACCGCATCGCTGGCTACTCCTATGGGGCCTGCGTGGCCTTCGAGATGTGCTCACAGCTGCAGGCACAGCAGAGCGCCGGCCCCACGAACAATAGCCTCTTCCTGTTCGATGGCTCGCACACTTACGTGCTGGCCTACACGCAG AGCTACCGCGCCAAGATGACCCCTGGCTGCGAGgcggaggccgaggccgaggccatgTGCTTCTTCGTACAGCAGTTCACTGACGCAGAGCACAGCAGG GTGCTGGAGGCGCTACTGCCCCTCGAGGGCCTGGAGGAGCGCGTGGCGGCCGCCGTGGAGCTGATCGCACAGAGCCATGCGGGCCTGGACCGCCATGCCGTCCGCTTCGCGGCGCGCTCCTTCTACCAGAAGCTGCGGGCGGCCGAGAAGTACACGCCGCAGGCCACCTACCATGGCAACGTGACACTGCTACGCGCCAAGACAGGCGGCACCTACGGCGAGGACCTGGGCGCTGACTACAACCTGTCCCAGGTGTGCGACGGCAAGGTGTCCGTGCACGTCATTGAGGGTGACCACCGCACGCTGCTGGAGGGCAGCGGTCTGGAATCCATCCTCAGCATCATCCACAGCTCCCTGGCCGAGCCACGTGTCAGCGTGCGGGAGGGCTAG